The Miscanthus floridulus cultivar M001 chromosome 7, ASM1932011v1, whole genome shotgun sequence genome includes a region encoding these proteins:
- the LOC136464539 gene encoding protein PHOSPHATE-INDUCED 1-like, whose product MAATRPKAPVLAVLVLLVSSAQLSMGARRRMELYQPNPADMLSYHNGAVLHADIFVSVPWYGSFTQVQKTIIYDFLLSLTMMPQAASPSVSQWWNIIDQQYLSKAVQATPANAGGATKTRVMLDNQVSDDGCSMGTSLTLAQISSLAARAKPKKGGVALVFTAQNVTVEGFCMSQCGLHGSDAKSGTTYVWVGNSATQCPGQCAWPFHQPVYGPQSPPLIPPNGDAGVDGMIINLSTEFAGVVTNPFRDAYYQGSSDAPLEAATACPGQFGSGSYPGYAGNLKIDQASGASYNANGAQGRKYLLPALYNPSTSGCSTLV is encoded by the coding sequence ATGGCTGCAACTCGTCCAAAGGCCCCCGTGCTTGCAGTACTGGTGCTGCTCGTGAGTTCCGCCCAGCTATCCATGGGGGCAAGGAGGCGCATGGAGCTGTATCAACCCAATCCGGCGGACATGCTCTCCTACCACAACGGAGCCGTGCTCCACGCCGACATCTTCGTGTCCGTGCCCTGGTACGGCAGTTTCACGCAGGTGCAGAAGACGATCATCTACGACTTCCTGCTCTCCCTCACCATGATGCCCCAGGCCGCCTCGCCGTCCGTGTCGCAATGGTGGAACATCATTGACCAACAATACCTGTCCAAGGCGGTGCAAGCCACACCGGCCAATGCCGGCGGGGCCACGAAAACCCGGGTGATGCTCGACAACCAAGTGTCCGACGACGGCTGCTCCATGGGCACGTCCCTCACCCTGGCGCAGATCTCCTCTCTCGCCGCGAGGGCCAAGCCCAAGAAGGGCGGCGTCGCGCTGGTCTTCACGGCGCAGAACGTCACCGTGGAGGGCTTCTGCATGAGCCAGTGCGGCCTGCACGGCTCAGACGCCAAGTCCGGCACCACGTATGTCTGGGTCGGCAACTCGGCCACGCAGTGCCCCGGCCAGTGCGCGTGGCCGTTCCACCAGCCTGTGTACGGCCCGCAGAGCCCGCCCCTCATTCCGCCCAACGGCGACGCTGGCGTGGACGGCATGATCATCAACCTGTCCACCGAGTTCGCCGGCGTGGTGACCAACCCGTTCCGTGACGCGTACTACCAGGGCTCCAGCGACGCGCCCCTGGAGGCCGCCACGGCGTGCCCGGGACAATTCGGCAGCGGCTCGTATCCGGGATACGCCGGCAACCTGAAGATTGATCAAGCGAGCGGTGCCAGCTACAACGCCAATGGCGCGCAAGGGAGAAAATACCTACTCCCCGCGCTCTACAACCCTTCCACGTCTGGCTGCAGCACGCTGGTCTAG
- the LOC136464540 gene encoding protein PHOSPHATE-INDUCED 1-like, whose amino-acid sequence MAPPHSCFRGWQNTSHVALVLVSVLLLSSARLSVGGGRSLLELYKPPASALLTYHNGAVLQGRIPVSIIWYGRFTPAQKAVVTDFLQSLTTASPTAPSPSVSQWWNTINQLYLSKARMSGNRARSGGSAQVALVGQVNDEGCSLGKRLTLSQLPQLAARVGAKKGGIALVLTAQDVTVDGFCMSRCGLHGSDARAGTAYVWVGNSATQCPGQCAWPFHQPLYGPQTPALVPPSGDVGMDGMVINIASMVAGTVTNPFRDGFYQGEKDAPLEAATACTGVYGSGAYPGFAGNLAVDRTTGASYNANGANGRKYLLPALFDPATSTCSTLV is encoded by the coding sequence ATGGCACCACCCCATAGTTGCTTTCGCGGCTGGCAGAACACGAGCCACGTCGCGCTTGTGCTGGTGTCCGTGCTGCTCCTGAGCTCGGCACGTCTCTCCGTGGGCGGCGGCAGGAGCCTGCTGGAGCTGTACAAGCCGCCGGCCAGCGCGCTCCTCACGTACCACAACGGCGCCGTGCTGCAGGGGCGCATCCCGGTGTCCATCATCTGGTACGGCCGCTTCACGCCGGCGCAGAAGGCCGTGGTCACCGACTTCCTCCAGTCCCTCACCACCGCCTCGCCGACGGCACCGTCCCCGTCCGTTTCGCAGTGGTGGAACACCATCAACCAGCTGTACCTGTCCAAGGCGCGGATGAGCGGCAACCGCGCGCGCTCCGGCGGCAGCGCACAGGTGGCGCTCGTCGGCCAGGTCAACGACGAAGGGTGCTCGCTGGGGAAGCGCCTCACGCTGTCTCAGCTCCCGCAGCTGGCGGCGCGGGTCGGCGCTAAGAAGGGCGGGATCGCGCTGGTGCTCACCGCGCAGGACGTGACCGTGGACGGGTTCTGCATGAGCCGCTGCGGCCTGCACGGCTCCGACGCCAGGGCCGGGACCGCCTACGTCTGGGTCGGCAACTCCGCCACGCAGTGCCCCGGCCAGTGCGCGTGGCCGTTCCACCAGCCGCTGTACGGACCCCAGACGCCGGCGCTCGTGCCGCCGAGCGGCGACGTCGGCATGGACGGTATGGTCATCAACATCGCCAGCATGGTCGCCGGCACGGTGACCAACCCGTTCCGCGACGGGTTCTACCAGGGCGAGAAGGACGCACCGCTGGAGGCCGCCACTGCCTGCACAGGGGTCTATGGCAGCGGCGCCTACCCCGGTTTCGCAGGTAACCTGGCGGTGGACCGCACGACGGGGGCGAGTTACAATGCCAATGGTGCGAATGGGAGGAAGTACCTGCTTCCCGCTCTGTTCGACCCTGCAACCTCTACGTGTTCGACTTTGGTGTAA